The Microbacterium luteum genome includes a region encoding these proteins:
- a CDS encoding DUF6153 family protein, translated as MAGRSGGACLALRRLWRVILAAAIAFGVFAMHSGVSGPATDHAPIAATAASHHTAQPTAVEEPACAGCVAPDGHEVAAAMCVFILLSVGLWLAPPQLFGLRVSSLCRRWIGVLLRHTRAPAPLSLHQLSISRI; from the coding sequence ATGGCCGGACGCAGCGGAGGCGCGTGCCTTGCGCTTCGGCGGCTGTGGCGTGTCATCCTTGCGGCGGCGATCGCGTTTGGCGTCTTCGCGATGCATTCCGGCGTGTCCGGGCCTGCGACCGACCATGCTCCGATCGCGGCAACAGCGGCCAGCCATCACACCGCCCAGCCGACGGCTGTCGAAGAACCCGCATGCGCGGGGTGCGTCGCCCCGGACGGGCATGAGGTCGCCGCCGCGATGTGCGTGTTCATTCTGCTCTCCGTCGGCCTGTGGCTTGCACCTCCCCAGCTTTTCGGGTTGCGCGTTTCCTCGCTCTGTCGGCGGTGGATCGGCGTGCTGCTCAGGCACACGCGCGCGCCCGCGCCGTTGTCTCTTCATCAGTTGTCGATCAGCCGGATTTGA
- a CDS encoding GtrA family protein encodes MIVLIPALEPGPRLPWLVDELLAADPDLTVLVVDDGSGPGYDDLFSVVEDAGARVIRFSRNRGKGAALKAGFAEVVRWAPDDDVVTADADGQHRVDDILRVVEALRREKAAESPALILGCRDFGGDVPVRSRVGNAVSRGVFRVVAGWALSDTQTGLRGIPAALLPWAMSVPGDRFEYEQNMLLRSRSAGVTAREVPIATVYLERNASSHFRPLTDSLRVMLPLILFAGSSLLAFALDTVLLLVLSAATGSLVFSIVAARVISASVNFAVNRRVVFHRRSRSRGRTREALRYAALALVLLASNIAWMGALTDIGVTLLAAKMLTEVVLFLTSYAVQRSLVFRGGQGAGRKRLHAARARMRSLVPESSQAIRTGTPFERALHAGTSPPLGTEARHHRVIDDDTARATAFRDAEEPAGRR; translated from the coding sequence ATGATCGTGCTCATCCCCGCGCTCGAGCCCGGACCGCGCCTGCCCTGGCTGGTCGACGAACTGCTCGCCGCCGATCCCGACCTCACCGTCCTGGTCGTCGACGACGGCAGCGGGCCGGGGTACGACGATCTGTTCTCGGTGGTCGAAGACGCCGGCGCGCGCGTCATCCGCTTCTCGAGGAACCGAGGGAAGGGGGCTGCGCTGAAGGCGGGCTTCGCCGAGGTCGTGCGGTGGGCACCGGATGACGACGTCGTGACCGCCGATGCAGACGGCCAGCATCGCGTCGACGACATCCTCCGTGTCGTCGAGGCCCTGCGGCGGGAGAAGGCGGCCGAATCCCCGGCGCTCATCCTCGGGTGTCGCGACTTCGGCGGTGACGTGCCGGTGCGCAGTCGTGTGGGCAACGCGGTGTCGCGCGGGGTGTTCCGCGTGGTCGCCGGGTGGGCGCTCAGCGACACGCAGACCGGACTGCGCGGCATCCCGGCGGCGCTGCTCCCGTGGGCGATGTCGGTTCCGGGCGACCGTTTCGAGTACGAGCAGAACATGCTGCTGCGCAGCCGGAGCGCGGGGGTGACCGCTCGCGAGGTGCCCATCGCGACGGTCTATCTCGAGCGAAACGCCTCGAGCCACTTCCGTCCGTTGACGGACTCGCTGCGCGTCATGCTTCCCCTGATCCTCTTCGCGGGGTCGTCTCTCCTAGCCTTCGCGCTCGACACGGTGCTCCTGCTCGTGCTGTCGGCCGCGACGGGCTCGCTGGTGTTCTCCATCGTGGCGGCCCGCGTGATCAGCGCATCCGTGAACTTCGCCGTGAACCGTCGGGTGGTCTTTCATCGCCGGAGCCGGAGCCGGGGCCGCACGCGCGAAGCCCTGCGGTACGCCGCCCTGGCGCTCGTGCTGCTCGCGTCGAACATCGCGTGGATGGGAGCGCTGACCGACATCGGCGTCACCCTCCTGGCAGCCAAGATGCTCACCGAGGTGGTGCTGTTCCTGACGAGTTACGCCGTGCAGCGCTCGCTCGTCTTCCGCGGAGGACAAGGGGCTGGTCGGAAGCGGCTGCATGCAGCGCGCGCCCGAATGCGCTCTCTGGTCCCGGAATCGTCACAGGCCATCCGTACCGGCACCCCGTTTGAGCGAGCCCTTCATGCCGGAACATCCCCTCCGCTCGGCACCGAGGCGCGGCACCATCGCGTCATCGACGACGACACCGCCAGGGCCACGGCGTTTCGGGATGCGGAAGAGCCGGCGGGCCGCCGCTGA
- a CDS encoding phosphodiester glycosidase family protein, whose product MEPTPRRKRRTRRRNVIIASALTTTLTLSGAAAWAADRYLVQHVEIDDVAAYEAENSPVTVDDGADDTGDDASTETVLTDTSYTSGETSVEISTVVEGSGDSTVTYYVAEVTLGDATALRSAFANNQFGENITDLTSSIAEQNDAVFAINGDYYGFRDTGIVIRNGVVYRDDPARTGLVFYTDGSVEVYDETATSADELVAAGAWNTLSFGPAIVEDGAVLEGIEDVEVDTNFGNHSIQGDQPRTAVGVIDDNHLVFVVVDGRQSGYSEGVTLTELADIFVDLGATTAYNLDGGGSSTMFFDGEVVNSPSNGGERATSDILYIAG is encoded by the coding sequence ATGGAACCCACGCCCCGCCGCAAACGCCGCACCCGTCGCCGGAACGTGATCATCGCGTCGGCGCTGACGACCACGCTCACCCTCTCGGGCGCCGCAGCGTGGGCCGCGGACCGCTACCTCGTGCAGCACGTCGAGATCGACGATGTCGCCGCGTACGAGGCGGAGAACTCACCGGTCACCGTGGACGACGGTGCCGACGACACCGGCGACGACGCGAGCACCGAGACGGTCCTGACCGACACGTCGTACACGAGCGGGGAGACGTCGGTCGAGATCTCGACCGTCGTCGAGGGGTCCGGGGACTCGACGGTGACCTACTACGTCGCCGAGGTCACCTTGGGCGACGCGACCGCGCTGCGGAGCGCCTTCGCCAACAATCAGTTCGGCGAGAACATCACCGACCTCACCAGCTCCATCGCCGAGCAGAACGATGCCGTCTTCGCCATCAACGGCGACTACTACGGGTTCCGCGACACCGGCATCGTCATCCGCAATGGCGTCGTGTACCGCGACGACCCCGCCCGCACGGGCCTGGTCTTCTACACCGACGGCAGCGTCGAGGTCTACGACGAGACCGCCACCAGCGCCGACGAACTCGTGGCCGCCGGCGCGTGGAACACCCTCAGCTTCGGGCCGGCGATCGTCGAGGACGGCGCGGTCCTCGAGGGGATCGAAGACGTCGAGGTCGACACCAACTTCGGCAACCACTCCATCCAGGGCGACCAGCCGCGCACCGCGGTCGGCGTCATCGACGACAATCACCTGGTCTTCGTCGTCGTCGACGGGCGCCAGAGCGGCTACAGCGAGGGGGTCACCCTCACCGAGCTCGCCGACATCTTCGTCGACCTGGGGGCGACGACGGCCTACAACCTCGACGGGGGCGGCTCGTCGACGATGTTCTTCGACGGCGAGGTGGTCAACAGCCCGTCCAACGGCGGCGAGCGCGCCACCAGCGACATCCTCTACATCGCGGGGTGA
- a CDS encoding DUF305 domain-containing protein: MSTDNSQNTDGHEPDARSKMTAKTYLKFAAMILTGMVVMYWVMFAGSWEWSHIRFSESRVFMALTMGGTMGLVMLAWMLNMYKNWKANIAVIGVSLLLIGGGIALDRSQITVDDTDFMQGMIPHHSLAITRSERAQLQDVRVCELAVEISEAQRREIFEMDWLIQDIADNGPATTPAEAAERPVPDYSEAAARDCAAD; this comes from the coding sequence ATGTCCACTGATAACTCACAGAACACTGATGGGCACGAGCCCGACGCACGCTCGAAGATGACCGCGAAGACCTATCTGAAGTTCGCCGCGATGATCCTCACCGGAATGGTCGTGATGTATTGGGTCATGTTCGCCGGGTCCTGGGAGTGGTCCCACATCCGATTCAGCGAAAGCCGAGTGTTCATGGCCCTCACCATGGGCGGCACCATGGGTCTGGTCATGCTCGCCTGGATGCTGAACATGTACAAGAACTGGAAGGCTAACATCGCCGTCATCGGCGTAAGCCTGCTGCTCATCGGTGGCGGCATCGCCCTCGACCGCTCCCAGATCACTGTCGACGACACCGACTTCATGCAGGGGATGATCCCGCATCACTCCCTTGCGATCACACGATCCGAACGCGCGCAACTGCAGGACGTTCGCGTGTGCGAACTCGCCGTGGAGATCAGTGAAGCTCAGCGCCGGGAGATCTTCGAGATGGACTGGCTCATCCAGGACATCGCCGATAACGGACCCGCCACAACCCCTGCTGAAGCAGCGGAGCGGCCCGTCCCGGACTACTCTGAGGCGGCCGCGCGAGATTGCGCGGCCGATTAG
- a CDS encoding Fic/DOC family N-terminal domain-containing protein translates to MSRHAEKPYDALPLLPPDTIIETTPVLKVVIEARAAVAALDRAAQRMPNPAVLIDTIPILEAQASSEIENIVTTTDELFRFAYDDSQLAGSNSDLLDLLFEQPYCRISTVIDRCAVSRPTATKWLNELATAGVLIDVKLGRERLVINQDFLDLLVRPEAVDDQPATLF, encoded by the coding sequence ATGAGTCGGCACGCCGAGAAGCCGTACGACGCGCTTCCGCTGTTGCCGCCGGACACCATCATCGAGACCACGCCCGTGTTGAAGGTCGTCATTGAGGCCCGCGCCGCAGTCGCGGCGCTGGACCGAGCGGCGCAGCGGATGCCGAACCCCGCCGTGCTGATCGACACGATCCCGATCCTCGAGGCGCAGGCGAGTTCGGAGATCGAGAACATCGTCACGACCACCGACGAGCTGTTCCGGTTCGCGTACGACGATTCCCAGCTCGCCGGCTCGAACTCCGATCTCCTCGACCTGCTGTTCGAACAGCCCTACTGTCGAATCAGCACCGTCATCGACCGATGCGCCGTCTCGCGCCCCACCGCGACGAAATGGCTCAACGAGTTGGCCACTGCCGGCGTGCTCATCGATGTCAAGCTCGGCCGCGAGCGACTGGTCATCAACCAGGACTTCCTCGACCTCCTGGTCCGCCCCGAGGCCGTCGACGACCAACCCGCGACGCTCTTCTGA
- a CDS encoding NAD-dependent epimerase/dehydratase family protein, with product MRLCVTGASGNVGTALLGALASDPKVEEVVGIARRRPDTTAAPYNTARWQVVDLAMPVPSAEDETKVVEKLAAVFQGMDAVVHLAWMIQPNRNRRLLRRANVVGTRRVVDACLSAGVRHLVCASSVGAYSGVHDEDPRDETWSTRGVPSAHYSADKAAQERVLDDAESQGLAIARVRPALVFDASAGAEVTRLFLGPMFPARLLRPGALPVIPLPAGLRFQVVHAEDLADAYRRILSSVATGPFNVATDGVLRGRDLAEALGARRRVSLPARALRPAMNLAWCAHAVAADPGWMDIAMSAPIMDTERIRAELDWRPRRDARSTLREMITAIADGDGAASAPMRPRLRWPRDQQAPGEIPPITVPGQRHRLPASIERDIFALYLSDHLTGATGGADRASRMAHGYADTPIGEELARIAAEVRRERAFLKELVSSLELPRRRHRQAVAWIGERIGRLKSNGQSTDSPMTPVLEIELMRGAVASKLGCWETLADLSPELGFPSAVFIDLAARARAQLTTLQGLHERVAGGAFRVG from the coding sequence ATGCGACTGTGCGTCACGGGTGCGAGTGGAAATGTCGGTACGGCGCTGCTGGGCGCGCTCGCTTCGGACCCGAAAGTCGAAGAGGTGGTCGGCATCGCTCGCCGACGGCCCGATACGACGGCAGCGCCCTACAACACGGCGCGGTGGCAGGTGGTGGACCTCGCGATGCCAGTCCCGTCCGCTGAAGACGAGACGAAGGTCGTGGAGAAGCTCGCGGCCGTCTTCCAAGGCATGGACGCTGTTGTTCATCTGGCGTGGATGATCCAGCCCAATCGCAACCGGCGGCTCTTGCGACGCGCCAACGTGGTGGGCACGCGCCGCGTCGTCGATGCGTGCCTGAGCGCCGGGGTCCGTCATCTCGTCTGTGCTTCGTCCGTGGGGGCGTACTCCGGCGTCCACGACGAGGATCCTCGCGACGAGACATGGTCGACCCGCGGAGTGCCGTCCGCTCACTACTCGGCGGATAAGGCCGCGCAGGAGCGTGTGCTGGACGACGCAGAGAGCCAGGGGTTGGCGATCGCCCGCGTGCGACCGGCGCTCGTCTTCGACGCGTCTGCGGGCGCAGAGGTCACGCGCCTCTTCCTGGGCCCGATGTTCCCCGCTCGACTGCTGCGGCCGGGCGCGCTGCCCGTCATTCCGCTTCCGGCAGGTCTGCGTTTCCAGGTCGTGCATGCGGAAGACCTCGCCGACGCGTACCGCCGAATCCTCAGCTCGGTCGCGACCGGCCCCTTCAACGTCGCGACGGACGGGGTGCTGCGTGGGAGAGACCTCGCCGAGGCGTTGGGTGCTCGGCGTCGCGTGTCACTGCCGGCACGCGCACTTCGGCCGGCGATGAATCTCGCCTGGTGCGCGCACGCCGTCGCCGCAGACCCCGGCTGGATGGACATCGCGATGTCGGCGCCGATAATGGACACCGAGCGGATCCGCGCAGAACTGGACTGGCGTCCACGGCGCGACGCCCGCAGTACGCTGCGGGAGATGATCACCGCGATCGCCGACGGCGACGGTGCGGCCAGCGCGCCGATGCGTCCAAGGCTTCGATGGCCCCGAGATCAGCAGGCGCCGGGTGAGATCCCTCCGATCACCGTGCCGGGACAAAGGCACCGCCTGCCGGCATCCATCGAACGCGACATCTTCGCCCTCTACCTCTCTGATCACCTCACCGGCGCGACCGGCGGAGCCGACCGGGCGTCGCGTATGGCGCACGGGTACGCCGATACCCCGATCGGCGAGGAACTTGCCCGGATCGCCGCGGAAGTGCGGCGCGAGCGGGCGTTCCTGAAGGAGCTGGTGAGTTCGCTGGAGCTACCGAGGCGACGGCATCGCCAGGCCGTTGCCTGGATCGGGGAGAGGATCGGACGGTTGAAGAGCAACGGACAGTCGACCGATTCTCCGATGACTCCCGTGCTCGAGATCGAGCTGATGCGCGGTGCGGTCGCTTCCAAGCTCGGATGCTGGGAGACGCTCGCCGACCTGTCGCCGGAATTGGGCTTTCCTTCCGCTGTGTTCATCGACCTGGCTGCTCGGGCGCGTGCACAGCTGACCACGTTGCAGGGGCTGCATGAACGAGTGGCGGGAGGCGCCTTCCGGGTGGGGTAG
- a CDS encoding DUF305 domain-containing protein — MKRRSVRWMGALAVASTLAVTGCAAGATVTAPTPNQSGETFASADVMFAMMMIPHHEQAVAMSDVLLSKEDIDVRVRELAEGVKAAQQPEIELMESWLDEWGMDEFGDMGRMTPGPGMMMSEMDMSVLEDASGTDAERVFLEGMIVHHEGAIQMSEALLEAGSNPDARDLAEEIIVDQTDEIALMRDLLTDY; from the coding sequence ATGAAGAGAAGAAGTGTGCGCTGGATGGGCGCATTGGCGGTCGCATCGACACTGGCCGTGACGGGCTGCGCGGCCGGCGCCACGGTGACCGCGCCGACGCCGAATCAGTCGGGAGAGACGTTCGCATCTGCCGACGTCATGTTCGCGATGATGATGATTCCGCACCACGAGCAGGCCGTTGCGATGAGTGACGTTCTCCTGAGCAAGGAAGACATCGACGTGCGGGTCCGCGAGCTCGCCGAGGGAGTCAAGGCTGCTCAGCAACCGGAGATCGAGTTGATGGAGTCCTGGCTCGACGAGTGGGGAATGGATGAGTTCGGCGACATGGGCCGGATGACTCCGGGGCCCGGGATGATGATGTCCGAGATGGACATGTCCGTCCTGGAGGACGCCTCGGGGACCGACGCGGAGCGTGTCTTCCTCGAGGGGATGATCGTGCATCACGAGGGCGCGATCCAGATGTCTGAGGCTCTGCTCGAAGCGGGATCGAACCCCGACGCTCGCGACCTGGCGGAGGAGATCATCGTCGACCAGACCGACGAGATCGCCCTCATGCGCGACCTGCTCACTGACTACTGA
- a CDS encoding heavy metal translocating P-type ATPase, whose protein sequence is MESTDAHHGTGTAQSTDHGHAEPHQEHHGHSGHGGHAGHGGHSGHQGHGDHVGRFRRLFWINLILAVPVVAFSSMFAMLVGYEIPDVPGVMWIAPVLGTVMYVWGGWPFLTGALDEIRAKSPGMMLLIGLAITVAFLASWGASIGLLDHQLEFWWELALLIVIMLLGHWLEMRSLAQTTSALDSLAALLPDEAERAEGDETVTVSPADLEVGDIVIVRPGGSVPADGTITEGHAHLDESMITGESKPVRREIGDTVTAGTVATDSGIRVEVTAIGDDTALAGIQRLVTDAQNSTSRAQRIADRAAAWLFWFALGSAVITAIVWSLVGNPDAAVIRTITVLVIACPHALGLAIPLVVSIATERAARGGVLIKDRLALESMRTIDAVLFDKTGTLTKGEPTVTDIATAGDHSPDDLLALAAAAESDSEHPLARAIVRAAADRSLTVPRATGFTSEPSLGVTATVKGDEVRVGGPRLVESLAEKEMPDLDGWRDDGAIILHLAIDGHIAGAFKLADEIRPESRDAVDALHALGIHVAMITGDAEPVARAVARELGIDQVFAGVRPDDKSEKVAELQREGRKVAMVGDGVNDAPALAKADVGIAIGAGTDVAIASAGVILASSDPRSVLSVLELSRRTYRKMTQNLWWAAGYNLISVPLAAGVLAPIGFVLPMSVGAILMSLSTIIVAANAQLLRRLKLTPENSARHILRHAQD, encoded by the coding sequence ATGGAATCCACCGACGCTCACCACGGAACGGGCACGGCTCAGTCCACCGATCACGGCCATGCGGAACCGCATCAGGAACACCACGGCCACTCAGGGCACGGTGGCCACGCGGGGCACGGTGGCCACTCCGGTCACCAGGGGCATGGTGATCACGTCGGGCGGTTCCGGCGTCTGTTCTGGATCAATCTGATCCTCGCTGTCCCGGTGGTGGCGTTCTCGAGCATGTTCGCGATGCTCGTCGGGTACGAGATCCCCGATGTCCCCGGGGTGATGTGGATCGCGCCGGTCCTCGGGACGGTCATGTACGTGTGGGGCGGGTGGCCGTTCCTGACTGGCGCGCTCGACGAGATCCGGGCGAAGTCGCCGGGGATGATGCTGCTCATCGGGCTGGCGATCACCGTCGCGTTCCTCGCGTCGTGGGGCGCGAGCATCGGGCTGCTCGATCACCAGCTGGAGTTCTGGTGGGAGCTGGCCCTTCTGATCGTGATCATGCTCCTCGGGCACTGGCTGGAGATGCGGTCTCTCGCGCAGACGACTTCGGCTCTCGACTCGCTCGCGGCTCTCCTGCCGGACGAGGCCGAACGCGCCGAAGGCGACGAGACCGTCACCGTCTCCCCCGCCGATCTGGAGGTCGGCGACATCGTCATCGTCCGCCCCGGCGGCAGCGTCCCCGCCGACGGCACCATCACGGAGGGTCACGCGCACCTGGACGAGTCGATGATCACGGGGGAATCCAAGCCGGTTCGTCGCGAGATCGGCGACACCGTCACGGCGGGGACCGTCGCGACCGACTCCGGCATCCGCGTCGAGGTCACCGCGATCGGGGACGACACCGCTCTCGCGGGGATCCAGCGCCTGGTCACCGACGCACAGAACTCCACCTCCCGCGCCCAGCGCATCGCCGACCGAGCCGCGGCCTGGCTGTTCTGGTTCGCGCTGGGATCCGCCGTCATCACCGCGATCGTCTGGTCCCTAGTCGGCAATCCGGATGCCGCCGTGATCCGCACCATCACCGTTCTCGTCATCGCCTGCCCGCACGCACTCGGCCTCGCGATCCCCCTCGTGGTCTCCATCGCCACCGAACGCGCCGCCCGAGGCGGCGTGCTCATCAAGGACCGCCTCGCCCTGGAGAGCATGCGCACGATCGATGCGGTCCTCTTCGACAAGACCGGCACCCTCACGAAGGGCGAACCGACCGTCACCGACATCGCGACGGCCGGCGACCACTCCCCCGACGACCTCCTCGCCCTTGCCGCCGCGGCCGAGTCCGACAGCGAGCACCCGCTCGCCCGGGCCATCGTCCGGGCCGCCGCCGACCGATCGCTCACCGTCCCGAGAGCGACGGGCTTCACCTCCGAGCCCTCCCTCGGCGTCACCGCCACGGTGAAGGGCGACGAGGTCCGCGTCGGCGGGCCCCGCCTCGTCGAGTCCCTGGCCGAGAAGGAGATGCCCGACCTCGACGGATGGCGCGACGACGGCGCGATCATCCTCCACCTCGCGATCGACGGGCACATCGCCGGCGCGTTCAAGCTCGCCGACGAGATCCGCCCCGAGTCCCGCGACGCCGTCGACGCCCTCCACGCCCTCGGCATCCACGTCGCCATGATCACCGGAGATGCCGAACCCGTCGCCCGCGCCGTCGCTCGAGAGCTCGGCATCGACCAGGTGTTCGCCGGAGTCCGACCCGACGACAAGTCGGAAAAGGTCGCGGAGCTGCAGCGCGAGGGCCGCAAGGTCGCGATGGTCGGCGACGGCGTCAACGACGCCCCCGCCCTCGCGAAGGCGGACGTCGGCATCGCCATCGGAGCCGGCACCGATGTCGCCATCGCCTCCGCCGGCGTCATCCTCGCCAGCTCCGACCCCCGCTCGGTTCTGTCCGTCCTCGAACTGTCCCGCCGCACCTACCGCAAGATGACACAGAACCTCTGGTGGGCCGCCGGCTACAACCTCATCTCCGTCCCGCTCGCCGCGGGCGTCCTCGCCCCCATCGGGTTCGTGCTGCCGATGTCGGTCGGCGCCATCCTCATGTCCCTGTCGACCATCATCGTCGCCGCCAACGCGCAACTCCTGCGACGCCTGAAGCTCACCCCCGAGAACAGTGCACGGCACATCCTCCGGCACGCACAGGACTGA
- a CDS encoding alpha-amylase family protein, which yields MSASARAWVEHVMWWHVYPLGFTGAPIREGADEGRIVHRLPHIEAWLDHVIELGLNGILLGPVFASTSHGYDIVDHFRVDPRLGDEDDVRRLIAAAHDRGVRVLFDGVFNHVGREHPQVETLRGDGVFEGHDSLVELDHDSEAVRDLAVDAMNYWLDRGIDGWRLDAAYAVPPSFWAAVLPRVRERHPHAWFLGEVIHGDYATTVRDSGIDSVTQYELWQGIWHGIADGNFFELAHALGRHVALLDTFVPATFVGNHDVTRIATAVGRRHLPHALAVLFTVAGTPAVYAGDEYGFEAVKAERIGGDDAVRPAFPPMPDEVEETDAARDALRLTRDLVAFRRRRPWLHSAHTDVVETTNLTLVIRTAVDDDAAIVALNIGDDEAVVAAAGAGQLELGDGALADARVVLPPHGWAILT from the coding sequence ATGAGTGCGTCCGCACGGGCCTGGGTCGAGCACGTCATGTGGTGGCACGTCTACCCGCTCGGTTTCACCGGGGCGCCGATCCGCGAAGGCGCCGACGAAGGCCGCATCGTGCACCGCCTGCCGCACATCGAGGCGTGGCTCGATCACGTCATCGAACTCGGGTTGAACGGCATCCTGCTCGGGCCGGTGTTCGCCTCGACCAGTCACGGCTACGACATCGTCGACCACTTCCGTGTGGATCCCCGCTTGGGCGACGAGGACGACGTGCGTCGCCTGATCGCCGCGGCGCACGACCGCGGCGTCCGGGTGCTGTTCGACGGGGTCTTCAACCACGTCGGCCGGGAGCATCCCCAGGTGGAGACCCTGCGCGGAGACGGTGTCTTCGAGGGCCACGACAGCCTCGTCGAGCTCGATCACGACTCCGAGGCGGTCCGCGATCTCGCGGTCGACGCCATGAACTACTGGCTCGACCGCGGTATCGACGGGTGGCGGCTGGATGCGGCGTACGCCGTTCCGCCGTCGTTCTGGGCGGCGGTGCTCCCGCGCGTGCGCGAGCGACACCCTCACGCGTGGTTCCTCGGCGAAGTCATCCACGGCGACTACGCCACGACCGTGCGCGACTCCGGCATCGACAGCGTCACCCAGTACGAGCTGTGGCAGGGGATCTGGCACGGCATCGCCGACGGGAACTTCTTCGAGCTCGCGCATGCGCTCGGCCGCCACGTCGCCCTGCTCGATACCTTCGTTCCGGCGACCTTCGTCGGCAATCACGACGTCACCCGCATCGCCACAGCCGTGGGGCGGCGCCATCTGCCCCACGCGCTCGCCGTGCTGTTCACCGTCGCCGGAACCCCCGCGGTCTACGCCGGCGACGAGTACGGCTTCGAAGCGGTCAAGGCCGAGCGGATCGGCGGTGACGATGCCGTGAGGCCGGCGTTCCCGCCCATGCCGGACGAGGTCGAGGAGACGGATGCCGCACGCGATGCGCTGCGACTCACCCGTGACCTCGTCGCCTTCCGTCGCCGCAGGCCGTGGTTGCACTCGGCCCACACCGACGTCGTCGAGACGACCAATCTCACGCTCGTCATCCGCACCGCCGTCGACGACGACGCTGCCATCGTGGCGCTGAACATCGGCGACGACGAGGCGGTCGTCGCCGCCGCCGGCGCTGGGCAGCTGGAGCTGGGTGACGGGGCGCTCGCCGACGCACGCGTCGTCTTGCCGCCGCACGGGTGGGCGATCCTGACGTAG
- a CDS encoding WD40/YVTN/BNR-like repeat-containing protein — MSHVHGAVVDPSGEGFLLGTHEGVFRVTADGDVSGREGSVVFDAMGFARVGTSLFASGHPGRNTPAEWGDPHLGIIRSDDAAGSWQSIAFAGTRDFHALTGTPDGTMFGATTDTAALLMSADLGVTWTETGAQLHAFALTADSSGRLAALTPDGVMVSDDDGATFSPWDGAPLLVVVGSSPDGDHLAGIDSSERIWVSSATDTTWEQVGTAHGTPHAITVTDTGALLIVDDSGVTLLPSPSS, encoded by the coding sequence GTGTCACACGTGCATGGCGCGGTCGTCGACCCATCGGGAGAGGGATTCCTGCTGGGAACCCATGAAGGCGTCTTCCGTGTCACGGCGGACGGTGACGTATCCGGCCGTGAGGGCAGCGTGGTCTTCGACGCGATGGGTTTCGCCCGCGTGGGAACCTCGCTGTTCGCTTCGGGCCATCCCGGACGCAACACCCCGGCCGAATGGGGCGACCCCCACCTGGGGATCATCCGAAGCGACGACGCTGCCGGCAGTTGGCAGTCGATTGCTTTCGCCGGGACACGTGACTTCCATGCTCTGACCGGAACCCCGGACGGAACCATGTTCGGTGCCACGACCGACACCGCAGCGTTGCTGATGAGCGCAGACCTCGGTGTCACGTGGACCGAGACGGGCGCTCAGCTTCACGCGTTCGCTCTGACGGCCGACTCCTCCGGGCGCCTGGCGGCTCTCACTCCCGACGGAGTGATGGTCAGTGACGATGATGGCGCGACCTTCTCGCCCTGGGACGGCGCCCCGCTCCTCGTCGTCGTCGGGTCCTCCCCGGACGGCGACCACCTCGCGGGCATCGATTCTTCCGAGCGGATCTGGGTCTCCTCCGCCACAGATACGACGTGGGAGCAGGTCGGAACCGCACACGGCACTCCACATGCGATCACGGTCACCGACACTGGCGCTCTCCTCATCGTCGACGACAGCGGCGTGACGCTCCTTCCCTCACCGTCATCCTGA
- a CDS encoding CinA family protein, producing MSAVDDPSERLAALCRHAGIRVGVAESLTAGRVASEIGRGSGAQDWFQGGIVAYATEVKQRLLGLLPDTDPCSGEAATQLARAARVMFVADVAVSTTGVGGPKPQDGHPAGTVYIGWATEQDAGAMLTQHDGDPADVVRRATELAVLQLVSLAATGGSRSD from the coding sequence ATGAGCGCAGTCGATGATCCTTCAGAGCGCCTTGCGGCACTCTGCCGGCACGCGGGCATCCGGGTCGGGGTCGCCGAGTCCCTCACGGCGGGTCGCGTCGCGAGTGAGATCGGGCGCGGATCGGGGGCCCAAGATTGGTTCCAAGGTGGGATCGTCGCGTACGCAACGGAGGTGAAGCAGCGGTTGCTCGGGCTGCTGCCGGACACCGACCCCTGCTCGGGTGAAGCCGCCACACAACTCGCACGGGCCGCGCGAGTGATGTTTGTCGCCGACGTGGCGGTGTCGACCACAGGCGTCGGCGGGCCGAAACCCCAGGATGGCCATCCCGCGGGCACGGTGTACATCGGCTGGGCCACCGAGCAGGATGCTGGCGCGATGCTCACGCAACACGACGGCGACCCCGCCGATGTCGTGCGGCGCGCCACGGAGCTCGCGGTGCTGCAACTGGTCTCTCTCGCCGCCACCGGAGGCTCGCGATCGGATTGA